A part of Escherichia marmotae genomic DNA contains:
- the ytfB gene encoding cell division protein YtfB — MPGRFELKPTLEKVWHAPDNFRFMDPLPPMHRRGIIIAAIVLVIGFLLPSDDTPDAPVVTREAQLDIQSQSQPPTEEQLRAQLVTPQNDPDQVAPVAPEPIQESQPEDQPQTAQTQPFQPDSGIDNQWRSYRVEPGKTMAQLFRDHGLPATDVYAMAQVEGVGKPLSNLQNGQIVKIRQNASGVVTGLTIDTENNQQVLFTRQPDGSFIRAR, encoded by the coding sequence ATGCCCGGGCGCTTTGAACTAAAACCAACCCTGGAGAAAGTCTGGCACGCGCCGGACAATTTTCGCTTCATGGACCCGCTGCCGCCGATGCATCGTCGGGGGATCATTATTGCCGCCATTGTATTGGTGATCGGTTTTCTACTTCCGTCTGATGATACGCCCGACGCGCCGGTGGTGACGCGTGAAGCGCAACTGGATATTCAGTCGCAATCCCAACCGCCGACGGAAGAACAACTGCGGGCGCAATTAGTCACCCCACAAAATGATCCCGATCAGGTGGCACCGGTCGCCCCTGAACCGATACAGGAAAGTCAGCCTGAAGATCAGCCGCAAACCGCACAAACACAACCTTTCCAGCCAGATAGCGGAATTGACAACCAGTGGCGCTCTTACCGTGTCGAACCCGGCAAAACGATGGCGCAACTGTTCCGCGACCACGGTCTACCCGCCACTGATGTCTATGCAATGGCGCAGGTAGAAGGCGTGGGTAAACCGCTGAGTAATTTGCAAAATGGGCAGATAGTGAAAATTCGCCAGAACGCCAGCGGCGTGGTGACGGGCTTAACCATTGATACGGAGAATAATCAACAGGTTCTGTTTACCCGCCAGCCAGATGGCAGTTTTATTCGTGCGCGGTAG
- a CDS encoding FAD-dependent oxidoreductase → MSQPDDAILEALTHVTFPKGFTPAEPHSIVTVEDVDYPTWQVDALVVGSGAAGLRAAVELKRRQQNVLLATAGLYMGTSACSGSDKQTLFTAATAGNGDNFAKLAEALASGGAMDHDTAYVEAVGSLHTLGGLQYLGLELPEDRYGAILRYQTDHDEAGRATSCGPRTSRLMVKVLLEEVQRLSIPLLTSATVIKLLHQRGENGEDRVAGAILATGSRAHNPWGLAIVTAPNVVLATGGPGELYRDSVYPHKCFGSLGLALEEGLTLTNLTESQFGIGTPRSTFPWNLSGTYVQVIPYIYSVDTEGNEYNFLADYYRTTQELASNIFRKGYQWPFHATRVMDFGSSLLDMAVAKEQQSGRLVFMDFNRNPEAVPGDLPFSLARLDADVHAYLENNGALAPSPIERLQRMNPLSISLYQMHGYGLTTQPLQFAMNNQHMNGGIEVDIWGQTSLPGCFAVGEVAGTHGVTRPGGAALNAGQVFAVRLARFIGCTQMRSVEGDIAQRVASPLTTVREVITQALANENGMTLATVKEKIQTRMSDYAGFICHADKVRHATRDALLLSEFAQQHGLTINHAGEVAELFMWRHMALTSAAVLTQLTHYIDAGGGSRGARMVIDPQGECLPQTRRGAKEEWRFRSEQADDKNHKLTIQYSQGSFITEVKSLRKQPHINGIFFEKNWPDFLNGEIYTQ, encoded by the coding sequence ATGAGCCAGCCTGATGACGCCATCCTCGAGGCACTGACGCACGTCACCTTTCCGAAAGGTTTTACGCCAGCAGAACCGCACTCAATTGTCACCGTGGAGGATGTTGATTACCCAACCTGGCAAGTTGATGCACTGGTCGTTGGTAGCGGCGCGGCTGGATTACGTGCAGCGGTTGAGCTGAAACGTCGCCAGCAAAATGTGCTGCTTGCTACCGCCGGGTTATACATGGGAACGTCAGCCTGCTCCGGTTCCGATAAACAGACGCTGTTTACCGCTGCTACTGCGGGCAACGGCGACAACTTCGCAAAACTGGCCGAGGCACTGGCGAGCGGCGGCGCGATGGATCACGACACGGCATATGTCGAAGCGGTCGGTTCCCTGCATACCCTTGGTGGGCTGCAATATCTTGGTCTGGAATTGCCGGAAGATCGCTATGGCGCAATTCTCCGTTATCAGACCGACCATGACGAAGCCGGACGCGCGACGTCCTGTGGACCACGCACTTCTCGCCTGATGGTGAAAGTGCTGCTGGAAGAAGTGCAGCGCCTCTCCATTCCACTGCTGACCAGTGCAACGGTGATTAAACTGCTGCATCAACGCGGTGAGAATGGCGAAGATCGCGTGGCGGGGGCTATCCTCGCAACCGGTTCCCGCGCCCATAACCCGTGGGGGCTGGCAATTGTGACTGCGCCCAATGTGGTACTGGCAACGGGCGGACCGGGCGAGCTTTATCGCGACAGTGTTTATCCGCATAAATGCTTTGGCTCGCTGGGGCTGGCGCTGGAAGAAGGTTTGACGCTAACCAATCTGACCGAAAGCCAGTTTGGTATAGGCACGCCGCGCAGCACGTTTCCGTGGAATTTATCCGGCACCTATGTGCAGGTGATCCCGTATATCTATTCTGTGGATACAGAGGGTAACGAGTATAATTTCCTTGCGGATTACTATCGCACTACCCAGGAACTGGCTTCAAATATCTTCCGTAAAGGCTATCAGTGGCCGTTCCACGCCACACGGGTGATGGATTTTGGCTCCAGCCTGCTGGATATGGCGGTGGCAAAAGAGCAGCAATCAGGCCGCCTGGTGTTTATGGATTTCAATCGCAATCCTGAAGCGGTGCCTGGTGATTTGCCATTCTCATTAGCGCGACTGGATGCTGACGTTCACGCGTATCTGGAAAACAACGGCGCGCTGGCACCATCGCCCATCGAACGCCTGCAACGAATGAATCCGCTGTCTATCTCGTTGTACCAGATGCACGGTTACGGGCTCACCACGCAACCACTGCAGTTCGCCATGAATAATCAACACATGAACGGCGGCATTGAGGTGGATATCTGGGGGCAAACCTCTCTCCCCGGCTGTTTTGCCGTGGGGGAAGTGGCCGGAACTCACGGCGTCACTCGCCCCGGCGGCGCAGCGCTGAATGCCGGGCAGGTTTTTGCCGTGCGCCTGGCGCGCTTTATTGGCTGTACGCAAATGCGGTCTGTTGAGGGAGATATCGCGCAACGGGTAGCTTCGCCCCTGACTACCGTAAGAGAGGTCATCACCCAGGCGCTGGCAAACGAAAACGGTATGACGCTGGCAACGGTGAAAGAAAAAATCCAGACGCGAATGTCTGATTACGCTGGATTTATTTGTCATGCCGATAAAGTTCGCCACGCCACCCGCGATGCCCTGCTGTTGAGTGAATTTGCCCAGCAACACGGTTTAACCATCAACCACGCAGGCGAAGTTGCTGAATTATTTATGTGGCGGCATATGGCGCTGACTTCTGCCGCCGTTTTAACGCAACTCACACATTATATTGACGCAGGTGGCGGCAGTCGTGGGGCGCGGATGGTTATTGATCCGCAAGGCGAATGCCTGCCACAAACTCGTCGCGGCGCAAAAGAAGAATGGCGTTTTCGCTCTGAGCAAGCCGACGATAAAAATCACAAATTAACGATTCAATATTCACAAGGTTCTTTTATTACCGAAGTTAAGTCTTTACGCAAACAACCGCATATTAACGGTATTTTCTTTGAAAAAAACTGGCCAGATTTTCTGAATGGAGAGATTTACACACAATAA
- the cycA gene encoding D-serine/D-alanine/glycine transporter yields MVDQVKVVADDQAPAEQSLRRNLTNRHIQLIAIGGAIGTGLFMGSGKTISLAGPSIIFVYMIIGFMLFFVMRAMGELLLSNLEYKSFSDFASDLLGPWAGYFTGWTYWFCWVVTGMADVVAITAYAQFWFPGLSDWVASLSVIILLLVLNLATVKMFGEMEFWFAMIKIVAIVSLIVVGLIMVMMHFQSPTGVEASFAHLWNDGGWFPKGLSGFFAGFQIAVFAFVGIELVGTTAAETKDPEKSLPRAINSIPIRIIMFYVFALIVIMSVTPWSSVVAEKSPFVELFVLVGLPAAASVINFVVLTSAASSANSGVFSTSRMLFGLAQEGVAPKAFAKLSKRAVPAKGLTFSCICLLGGVVMLYVNPSVIGAFTMITTVSAILFMFVWTIILCSYLVYRKQRPHLHEKSIYKMPLGKLMCWVCMAFFVFVIVLLTLEDDTRQALLVTPLWFIALGLGWLFIGKKRIAK; encoded by the coding sequence ATGGTAGATCAGGTAAAAGTCGTTGCCGATGATCAGGCTCCGGCTGAACAGTCGCTACGGCGCAATCTCACAAACCGACATATTCAGCTTATTGCCATTGGCGGTGCCATAGGTACAGGGTTGTTTATGGGTTCCGGTAAAACAATTAGTCTTGCCGGGCCGTCGATCATTTTTGTTTATATGATCATCGGTTTTATGCTCTTTTTCGTGATGCGGGCAATGGGGGAGTTGCTGCTTTCGAATCTGGAATATAAATCTTTTAGTGACTTCGCTTCCGATTTATTGGGGCCGTGGGCGGGTTATTTCACTGGCTGGACTTATTGGTTCTGTTGGGTGGTAACCGGTATGGCGGATGTTGTGGCGATTACCGCTTACGCGCAGTTCTGGTTTCCAGGACTTTCCGACTGGGTGGCGTCGTTGTCGGTGATCATTCTGTTGCTGGTTCTTAATCTCGCCACCGTGAAAATGTTTGGTGAGATGGAGTTCTGGTTCGCGATGATCAAAATCGTCGCTATTGTGTCGCTGATTGTTGTCGGTCTGATTATGGTGATGATGCACTTCCAGTCACCGACTGGCGTAGAAGCGTCGTTTGCGCATTTGTGGAATGACGGCGGCTGGTTCCCGAAAGGCTTAAGCGGCTTCTTTGCCGGATTCCAGATAGCGGTTTTCGCTTTTGTGGGGATTGAGCTGGTCGGCACAACGGCTGCGGAAACCAAAGATCCAGAGAAATCACTGCCGCGTGCGATTAACTCCATTCCGATCCGCATCATTATGTTCTACGTCTTCGCGCTGATTGTGATTATGTCCGTGACGCCGTGGAGTTCAGTGGTCGCGGAGAAAAGCCCGTTTGTAGAACTGTTTGTGCTGGTGGGGCTGCCTGCGGCGGCAAGTGTGATTAACTTTGTGGTGCTGACCTCTGCGGCTTCTTCTGCTAACAGTGGCGTATTCTCTACCAGCCGTATGTTGTTTGGTCTGGCACAGGAAGGCGTCGCGCCGAAAGCGTTCGCTAAACTCTCTAAACGCGCAGTACCAGCGAAAGGGCTGACCTTCTCTTGTATCTGTCTGCTCGGCGGCGTGGTGATGTTGTATGTGAATCCAAGCGTGATTGGCGCGTTCACCATGATCACCACGGTTTCAGCGATTCTGTTTATGTTCGTCTGGACAATTATCCTTTGCTCGTACCTGGTGTATCGCAAACAGCGTCCACACCTGCATGAGAAGTCGATCTACAAGATGCCGCTCGGCAAGCTGATGTGCTGGGTATGTATGGCGTTTTTTGTGTTCGTTATCGTGCTGCT
- a CDS encoding sugar phosphate isomerase/epimerase family protein → MRDLLQRPDLFSINTATLGYKMPLPAIIDACAARGIGALAPWRRELQGEDLQQIARQLAASNMSVSGLCRSTYYTAPTLAERKLAVDDNRRALDDAAALNAACYMQVVGGLPTGTKDLYEAREQVKQGIRQLLPHSKEVGVPIALEPLHPMTAADRSCLCTLRQALDWCDELDPDGEFGLGVAVDVYHVWWDPELASQILRAGKRILAFHVSDWLVPTTDLVNDRGMPGDGIINIPSIRRLVENAGFNGAIELEIFSPYWWQQDINSTLDISVDRIAHYC, encoded by the coding sequence ATGAGAGATCTGTTACAACGCCCGGATTTATTCAGCATTAATACCGCGACGCTGGGCTATAAAATGCCGCTACCCGCCATTATTGATGCCTGCGCCGCACGCGGTATCGGCGCGCTCGCCCCCTGGCGCAGAGAGTTGCAGGGCGAAGATCTCCAGCAGATCGCCCGCCAGCTTGCCGCCAGTAACATGAGCGTTTCCGGTTTGTGTCGTAGCACCTATTACACCGCGCCGACGCTGGCGGAGCGCAAACTGGCAGTAGATGATAACCGTCGGGCGCTGGACGATGCCGCTGCGCTGAACGCCGCCTGTTACATGCAGGTGGTTGGCGGGTTACCAACTGGCACAAAAGATCTGTATGAGGCGCGGGAACAGGTGAAACAAGGGATTCGCCAGTTGCTGCCACATTCGAAAGAAGTCGGCGTGCCAATTGCGCTGGAGCCACTGCACCCGATGACTGCCGCCGATCGTTCCTGTTTGTGTACGCTACGCCAGGCACTGGACTGGTGTGATGAACTCGATCCCGATGGTGAGTTTGGTCTCGGCGTGGCGGTGGATGTCTACCACGTCTGGTGGGACCCGGAACTGGCCAGCCAAATCCTGCGTGCCGGAAAACGAATTCTCGCATTTCATGTTTCCGACTGGTTAGTGCCAACCACCGATCTGGTCAATGATCGGGGAATGCCGGGAGATGGCATCATCAATATTCCGTCAATCCGTCGCCTGGTTGAAAACGCCGGATTTAATGGCGCTATAGAGCTGGAAATATTCTCACCGTACTGGTGGCAGCAAGATATAAACAGCACGCTGGATATTAGCGTCGATCGCATCGCGCATTATTGTTAA
- the fklB gene encoding FKBP-type peptidyl-prolyl cis-trans isomerase has product MTTPTFDTIEAQASYGIGLQVGQQLSESGLEGLLPEALVAGIADALEGKHPAVPVDVVHRALREIHERADAVRRQRFQTMAAEGVKYLEENAKKEGVNSTESGLQFRVINQGEGAIPARTDRVRVHYTGKLIDGTVFDSSVARGEPAEFPVNGVIPGWIEALTLMPVGSKWELTIPQELAYGERGAGASIPPFSTLVFEVELLEIL; this is encoded by the coding sequence ATGACCACCCCAACTTTTGATACCATCGAAGCGCAAGCAAGCTACGGCATTGGTTTGCAGGTAGGGCAACAACTGAGTGAATCTGGTCTGGAAGGGTTACTGCCAGAAGCACTGGTTGCAGGCATTGCTGATGCGCTGGAAGGCAAACATCCGGCTGTTCCGGTTGATGTGGTGCACCGTGCGCTACGTGAAATCCACGAACGTGCCGATGCTGTTCGTCGTCAGCGTTTCCAGACGATGGCTGCCGAAGGTGTGAAATACCTTGAAGAAAACGCCAAAAAAGAGGGTGTGAACAGCACCGAATCTGGCCTGCAATTCCGCGTGATTAATCAGGGCGAAGGCGCAATTCCGGCACGTACCGACCGCGTTCGCGTTCATTACACCGGTAAACTGATCGACGGTACTGTATTTGACAGCTCCGTTGCCCGTGGCGAACCGGCTGAATTCCCGGTTAACGGCGTGATCCCAGGCTGGATTGAAGCACTGACTCTGATGCCGGTAGGTTCTAAATGGGAACTGACTATCCCGCAGGAACTGGCTTATGGCGAGCGTGGCGCTGGCGCGTCTATTCCTCCGTTCAGCACCCTGGTGTTTGAAGTCGAACTGCTGGAAATCCTCTAA
- a CDS encoding 3-ketoacyl-ACP reductase has product MKSTRPVAVITGAARGIGKGCALELARGGFNLLINDRPDADSVEKLHATQQECLAEGVEVICFPADVGDLSLHEEMLDAAQNQWGRLDCLLNNAGISVKKRGDLLDLEPDSFDQNIAINTRAPFFLAQAFSKRLLAQPKPEAELPHRSIIFVSSINAIMLAMNRGEYTIAKTAVSAAARLFAARLCNEQIGVYEVRPGLIKTDMTIPATAYYDELIAKGLVPWGRWGYPADIASTVRAMAEGKLIYTCGQAVAIDGGLSMPRF; this is encoded by the coding sequence ATGAAGTCCACTCGTCCCGTTGCCGTGATTACCGGAGCCGCACGTGGTATTGGAAAAGGCTGTGCGCTGGAACTTGCTCGTGGCGGTTTTAACCTGCTGATTAACGATCGCCCCGATGCCGACAGCGTAGAAAAATTACATGCCACGCAACAGGAATGTCTGGCAGAAGGCGTGGAAGTGATTTGCTTCCCTGCCGATGTTGGCGATCTCTCCCTGCATGAAGAGATGCTCGACGCGGCGCAAAACCAGTGGGGGCGTCTGGACTGTCTGCTCAACAACGCGGGGATTTCTGTGAAAAAGCGCGGTGACCTTCTCGACCTGGAGCCAGACAGCTTCGACCAAAACATTGCCATTAACACCCGTGCGCCGTTTTTCCTCGCTCAGGCATTCAGTAAACGCTTACTGGCACAACCGAAACCGGAAGCGGAGCTACCGCACCGCTCGATTATTTTTGTCAGTTCAATCAACGCTATCATGCTGGCGATGAATCGCGGCGAATATACCATTGCCAAAACCGCCGTTTCTGCCGCTGCTCGTCTGTTTGCCGCTCGCCTTTGCAATGAACAAATTGGCGTCTATGAAGTGCGCCCCGGCCTAATCAAAACCGATATGACCATTCCGGCAACGGCCTATTATGATGAACTAATTGCCAAAGGTCTGGTGCCGTGGGGACGCTGGGGTTATCCGGCTGATATCGCCTCCACAGTACGGGCAATGGCGGAAGGCAAACTGATTTATACCTGTGGCCAGGCGGTCGCTATCGACGGCGGCTTAAGTATGCCGCGCTTCTGA
- a CDS encoding enoyl-CoA hydratase/isomerase family protein, whose protein sequence is MNDQPVLFSRAAASCRLTLNREDKCHAINEEMIESLDHYLNEIENNTTLRLVELTATGDKFFCAGGDIKSWSTYSPLDMGRKWIKRGNDVFNRLRNLPQLTVANLNGHTIGGGIELALCCDIRIARPNAKLSNPEVMLGMVPGWMGIERVLNQVGPVVGRQMLMLGKRLTAQEALAANLIDEVVEKEQIESWMANQLAHLEKCGPVALAHIKQLILALENKHADYSHQLLAGLMSATHDCQQATRAFAEKGSVSFHNQ, encoded by the coding sequence ATGAATGACCAACCCGTTCTGTTCAGCAGAGCGGCGGCTTCCTGCCGTCTGACGTTGAACCGTGAAGATAAATGTCATGCCATTAATGAAGAGATGATTGAATCTCTCGATCATTATTTAAATGAAATTGAAAACAACACCACATTACGATTAGTCGAATTAACCGCAACCGGCGATAAATTCTTTTGTGCGGGCGGCGATATTAAATCATGGTCGACTTATTCTCCATTAGATATGGGCAGAAAGTGGATTAAACGCGGTAATGATGTTTTTAATCGCCTACGCAATTTACCGCAATTAACGGTTGCGAATCTAAACGGTCACACCATCGGCGGCGGTATTGAACTTGCCTTGTGCTGCGATATTCGTATCGCTCGCCCCAACGCAAAACTCTCTAACCCGGAAGTGATGCTTGGCATGGTGCCTGGCTGGATGGGCATCGAACGTGTGCTTAATCAGGTCGGTCCGGTGGTTGGTCGCCAGATGCTGATGTTGGGTAAACGCCTGACGGCGCAGGAAGCCCTGGCGGCGAATTTGATTGATGAAGTGGTAGAAAAAGAACAGATAGAAAGCTGGATGGCGAATCAGTTAGCGCACCTGGAAAAATGTGGCCCGGTGGCGCTGGCGCATATTAAGCAACTGATTCTGGCGCTGGAAAATAAACATGCCGATTACTCACACCAGTTACTGGCGGGATTAATGTCCGCCACCCACGATTGCCAGCAAGCCACGCGCGCATTTGCCGAAAAAGGCAGCGTCAGCTTCCATAATCAATAA
- a CDS encoding MFS transporter encodes MNKIKNYRWHMIALVCFITVINYLDRTALGIAAPTIMETTGITKEQYSWIVSAFQLAYTLGQPVMGFFIDTVGLKLSFAICAAIWGLATMGHALTGTWSGLAFMRALMGFSEASAIPAGVKTASTWFPAKERGVATGVFNMGTSLGAMLAPPLIAWCIMFHSWQFAFIVSGSLALLAAIFWFFCYKDPKDAKRLSDEERQYIESGQEQHLKTGKKEKTSIKHILSQRNFWGIGIARFLADPAWGTINFWVPIFFVETLHFSLKEIAMFVWLPFLLGDLGCLASGFVAKFFHDRGVSLINSRRITFTIAAVIMMTIGLVSIVENPYIAVLLISIGAFSHQCLSTVAATLGGDLFKKDEVATAVGMAGACAWSGQLIFNLFIGAFVHIIGFAPFFIALAFFDILGAIALWALIKVKDEEPHVQLATS; translated from the coding sequence ATGAATAAAATAAAGAATTATCGGTGGCATATGATTGCCCTCGTATGTTTTATCACTGTAATCAATTATCTGGACAGAACTGCATTAGGTATTGCGGCTCCAACCATTATGGAGACCACTGGAATAACCAAAGAGCAATATTCATGGATCGTCAGTGCGTTCCAGTTGGCCTATACATTAGGGCAACCGGTGATGGGTTTCTTTATTGATACCGTTGGTCTGAAATTAAGCTTTGCGATTTGCGCCGCAATCTGGGGTCTGGCGACAATGGGTCATGCACTGACCGGAACATGGTCAGGTCTGGCATTTATGCGCGCCCTGATGGGGTTCAGCGAAGCATCGGCAATTCCGGCGGGTGTTAAAACAGCATCAACATGGTTCCCGGCAAAAGAGCGCGGTGTGGCTACGGGGGTTTTCAATATGGGAACTTCACTCGGTGCAATGCTTGCACCACCGCTGATTGCCTGGTGCATTATGTTTCATAGCTGGCAATTTGCGTTTATTGTCTCGGGTAGCCTTGCTTTGCTCGCGGCTATATTTTGGTTCTTTTGTTATAAAGATCCGAAAGATGCCAAACGCCTTTCTGATGAAGAGCGTCAATATATTGAATCAGGACAAGAGCAGCATCTTAAAACAGGTAAAAAAGAAAAAACGTCAATCAAACATATCCTCAGCCAACGTAATTTCTGGGGTATCGGCATCGCGCGTTTTCTCGCAGACCCGGCATGGGGAACCATTAATTTCTGGGTGCCTATATTCTTCGTTGAAACGCTGCATTTTAGCCTGAAAGAAATTGCCATGTTTGTCTGGCTACCTTTCCTGCTGGGCGACCTCGGCTGTTTAGCCAGCGGTTTTGTGGCGAAGTTCTTCCACGATCGCGGCGTGAGTTTAATTAACTCGCGAAGAATTACCTTCACTATTGCTGCGGTCATTATGATGACAATCGGCCTGGTGAGTATTGTCGAAAATCCCTACATTGCCGTATTGCTGATTAGTATTGGCGCGTTCTCGCATCAATGTCTTTCTACTGTTGCGGCAACACTGGGCGGCGATTTGTTCAAAAAAGATGAAGTTGCCACCGCCGTTGGTATGGCGGGTGCCTGTGCGTGGAGTGGTCAGTTGATTTTCAACCTGTTTATCGGGGCATTCGTTCACATTATCGGCTTCGCGCCGTTCTTTATTGCTCTGGCTTTCTTTGACATCCTGGGGGCAATTGCGCTGTGGGCGCTTATCAAAGTCAAAGATGAAGAACCGCACGTACAATTAGCTACGAGCTAA
- a CDS encoding TetR/AcrR family transcriptional regulator, with protein MYLDTSNVQSLKEKLLLCAVNEFAEYGYEGARVDNIVKAAECSKQTVYHHFGNKENLFIEVLEYTWNDIRQKEKSLDVSGLPPQKAIEKIIDFTWDYYIANPWFLKIVHSENQSKGVHYAKSQRLQEINHAHLQLMESLLAEGKKLNIFKPDIDPLQVNINIAALGGYYLINQHTLGLVYHISMVSPQALEARRKVIKETILSWLLLEPSSTAHE; from the coding sequence ATGTATCTTGATACCAGCAACGTACAAAGCCTGAAGGAAAAACTATTATTATGTGCGGTTAATGAATTTGCCGAATATGGTTATGAAGGGGCCAGAGTCGATAATATCGTGAAGGCTGCGGAGTGCAGTAAACAGACGGTTTACCATCACTTTGGTAATAAAGAAAATTTATTTATCGAAGTGCTGGAATATACCTGGAATGATATTCGACAAAAAGAAAAATCCCTTGATGTTTCAGGTCTCCCTCCACAAAAAGCAATTGAAAAAATCATCGATTTTACCTGGGATTATTACATTGCTAATCCCTGGTTTTTAAAAATTGTGCATAGTGAAAACCAGAGCAAAGGTGTGCATTATGCAAAATCACAGCGTCTTCAGGAAATTAACCACGCGCATTTGCAGTTAATGGAATCCTTGTTGGCTGAAGGGAAGAAACTCAATATTTTTAAGCCTGATATCGACCCGTTGCAGGTGAATATCAATATTGCCGCGCTTGGAGGATATTATTTGATCAACCAGCATACGCTTGGCCTGGTTTATCACATCAGCATGGTTTCACCGCAAGCGCTGGAAGCCAGACGTAAGGTCATTAAAGAAACGATCCTTAGCTGGCTTCTGCTTGAACCTTCATCTACCGCGCACGAATAA
- a CDS encoding acyl CoA:acetate/3-ketoacid CoA transferase: protein MRKITTAGALAAQIQDGATIAISGNGGGMVEADHILAAIEARFLQTGHPRNLTLIHSLGIGDRDSKGTNRLAHAEMLKRIIAGHFTWSPKMQELVKNNAIEAYCFPGGVIQALLREIGAGRPGLFTHVGLGSFVDPRNGGGKSNACTTDDLVELIEIDGETKLRYRPFKVDYAILRGTYADPRGNVSLEEEAIDMDSYSMALAAHNSGGKVFVQVRDVLEAGAIEPRRVKLPGILVDGIVEHREQPQTYLGGYDLTISGQHRRLSSTGAIELVSHPVRRLIARRAARELVAGASTNFGFGIPGGIPGVALREGVPYQSLWLSVEQGVHNGMMLDDAFFGCARNADAIIPSLDQFEFYSGGGIDITFLGMGEMDQHGNVNVSHLNGNLIGPGGFLEIAQNARKVVFCGTFDAKGSKIDVTPDGLHITQSGQIPKLVTQVEKITFSAAYAQQSGQEVLYITERAVFQLTTEGVELIEIAPGVEIDRDILPFMAFRPIIRQPRLMESSLFTPMEGA from the coding sequence ATGCGTAAGATAACAACCGCCGGGGCACTGGCGGCGCAAATTCAGGACGGCGCAACCATTGCCATTAGCGGTAACGGCGGCGGCATGGTGGAAGCTGACCATATTCTGGCAGCCATTGAAGCGCGTTTCCTGCAAACCGGACACCCCCGCAACCTGACACTAATCCACTCGCTGGGCATTGGCGATCGCGACAGCAAAGGCACTAACCGCCTCGCTCATGCCGAAATGCTCAAACGCATAATTGCCGGACACTTTACCTGGTCCCCCAAAATGCAGGAGTTGGTAAAAAATAACGCCATCGAAGCGTATTGCTTTCCTGGCGGTGTAATTCAGGCACTGCTGCGGGAGATCGGTGCCGGACGTCCTGGGCTTTTTACCCACGTAGGGCTGGGATCGTTTGTTGATCCACGCAATGGTGGCGGAAAGTCGAACGCTTGCACCACTGACGATCTGGTAGAACTGATTGAAATTGATGGCGAAACCAAACTCCGCTATCGCCCTTTCAAAGTGGACTATGCCATTTTGCGCGGCACTTATGCCGATCCGCGTGGCAACGTTAGCCTCGAAGAAGAAGCGATTGATATGGATAGCTATTCGATGGCGCTGGCAGCACACAACAGCGGCGGCAAAGTATTCGTCCAGGTGCGCGATGTGCTGGAAGCTGGCGCCATCGAACCACGCCGGGTCAAGCTGCCGGGGATTCTGGTCGATGGCATCGTTGAGCACCGCGAACAACCGCAAACCTATCTTGGCGGCTACGACCTGACAATTAGCGGTCAGCATCGCCGTCTGAGTTCTACCGGCGCTATTGAACTGGTTAGCCATCCGGTGCGCCGTCTGATTGCCCGTCGGGCGGCACGCGAACTGGTGGCTGGCGCTTCTACCAACTTTGGCTTTGGTATTCCGGGCGGTATTCCTGGGGTTGCACTGCGCGAAGGTGTTCCTTATCAAAGTTTATGGTTGAGTGTCGAGCAAGGCGTGCATAACGGCATGATGCTGGATGACGCGTTTTTCGGCTGCGCCCGTAACGCTGACGCGATTATCCCTTCGCTGGATCAATTCGAGTTCTACAGCGGCGGCGGCATTGATATTACTTTCCTCGGCATGGGCGAGATGGATCAGCACGGTAACGTCAATGTCTCACACCTGAACGGCAATCTGATCGGCCCTGGCGGCTTCCTCGAAATTGCACAAAATGCCCGTAAAGTGGTGTTCTGCGGCACATTCGACGCCAAAGGCAGCAAGATCGACGTGACGCCAGATGGTCTGCATATCACCCAGTCAGGTCAAATACCCAAACTGGTTACTCAGGTGGAAAAAATCACCTTTAGCGCCGCTTACGCACAGCAAAGTGGTCAGGAAGTGCTGTACATCACCGAACGCGCGGTTTTTCAGTTAACGACAGAAGGTGTTGAATTAATTGAGATTGCCCCGGGCGTGGAGATTGACCGCGACATTCTGCCGTTCATGGCCTTCCGTCCGATTATCAGGCAGCCGCGTCTGATGGAAAGTAGCCTGTTTACGCCGATGGAGGGCGCATGA